The Osmerus mordax isolate fOsmMor3 chromosome 28, fOsmMor3.pri, whole genome shotgun sequence genome segment TGTTGTATTCACAGCCCACGTGGACACCTCGACTTTATTGATCATGTTGTTGGGAACCAGCCAGATGATGAGATGGTGCCTGTGGTGGAATGGTAAATTCGCATTCaatcacagccaatcacagtttCTCCGTCCACCACCGAAATAAGTGAAGTTTTACGTCAAGTTTGGCTGGATGTTTAGAGAAAAGAGTGAATGAGGGAGGCGGTAGGTATTATGCAACCCTGCCTTTTTGGCAAACACCGGGCGCTAGTATGACTCAACAGTTTTCTGCCTGTGCCTCACATCTGGGATGAGTTAGAGCCCATAGTGGGGCTGAGatcaaaaggaagagagaagctGCTCTCCAAACAAGATGGTTCAGTGGGCTAGAcagatggagtcagatggctgagtggttagggaatcgggttagtaatcagaaggttgctagttcgattcccggctatgccaaccaaatgacgttgtgtccttgggcaaggcacttcaccctacttgcctcgggggtaatgtccctgtacttactgtaaatcgctctggataagagcgtctgctaaatgactaaatgtaaatgtagacgaCCGCGAGCATGAGGGGGGCAGGGCGACCCTTCCCCAACCTGAAGGACCTTTGCCCCCGCAGGTATAGGAGGAACCTCATGTTCCATCGGTTCTGGTCTGTGGATGACAAGCAGCTGCAGACAGACTTCAGCGCCCTGCGCTCCATCGTCGTGGCCAACTACGAAGAGTCGGTGAAGATGCCCATCAACGAGCCGGCCATGGGCAAGCGCAAGTCCCAGATCCAGGCAAGTCGTCCGCACTGATTCGCAccctttgttttctttttttaagattCACTTCCGCCTCTCTGACCGCCTCGTCTGTGTTAACAGGAGTATGTGGAGTATTACGGGGGCCCAGGTGTCCAGCACATTGCCATGAACACATCAAACATCATCACTGCAGTAAGTCCATCTGTGGCTCAAAATAAAAGCCAGTATCTGCGTCCTTCGTGGGCGGTTTGATTCGTTTTGTTGACGGATCTTGCTTGCTGCTTTTAGATCCGTAatctgaaggagagagggatggagttcATGACTGTTCCGGACACATACTATCTGCAACTGAGAGAGAATCTCAAACGTTCCAAAGTTAAGGTCACAGAGGATCTGGACATTCTGGAGgtgaggctttttttttttacaaagaatTGTTTGAGATACAGGACTGATATCTATTCTGTCCTCATTTACACTGTATGGTTTCCAAGACGTGCCTCCTAATTGAAGTGTTTCAGTCATATGTTGGGGAGGGTCAGATTAGGATATTACGTAATTGGTTATGTTAATTAATtggaaggttgcctgttcgattcctggccgtgccaaatgacattgtgtccttgggcaaggcacttcaccctacttgcctcagggaaatGCCCCTGCTCTTActgaaagtcgctctggataagagtgtctgctaaatgactaaatgtaaacgttttTGAATGTAAACATTTGAATTTCCAGGAGCTGAAGATTTTAGTGGACTACGATGACGGTGGCTACCTGCTCCAGATCTTCACCAAGCCGGTGCAGGACCGGCCCACCGTGTTCCTGGAAGTGATCCAGAGACACAACCACCAGGTGAGGTCACACAGAGTGTTCACACTGAAAGGACATCAAAGTCTTAGTGATTCTGGCTCCATACGACAGATCTGACAAACACAAATAGTCTTTTAGGGAACTCGTCACCATGACGGTGTCTTTGACACCTtgtgttctttttctctccagggTTTTGGAGCCGGCAATTTCAAGGCCCTTTTTGAGGCCATCGAGGCAGACCAGAACGCCAGGGGGAACTTGACTATCCTGACCCCTAATGGAGTTAGCAAGAACATCTGAAGCCAGCAACGACACTTCACTTGTTACTTATCTCCTGCACACTATATAACAAATTTAACTGTACCACATTGGCTATTTATACTCAACCTTGATGCCTGTTAACATTGCTTTAAAGATCTATGCTGTAAACATGACAAACAGTTCCTTGAGGATGTGAGTTACATATGAAACATAATGCCTCAATGCACAATATCAATGCACAATGTGATTTAATTGTTGCATTAACCACAAAAAAAGTCCAAACATTAATTGTTTCTTACCGTAATTGCTTTTGTACTCTTTCAAATGTGCTTTCTATACTGAAGTGCTTTCATTCTAAGTACAtgtaataaaatatattacTGGATTGTGACtcgtttaaaaaacaaaacagagacAAAAGAGAACTAGAAGTTATAAATATAACAGGGGTAATGTGACCTGGAGTCTCCTTACTTTGTAAAAAGAGATCTTTATGTATATTATAAACAGAGGTACAATCATTAGTCTACATACACTGTCATTGCACCAAATTACCAAAATAATCAGTTAAAATACTTGATACAAGTTGAATGCATTGTCATTAGTTCTCATGAATGAAAACATGGTCCAGATACACAGGTTTCTcttcaggactgaggcacaggcTTGTGGGTTTGTCCACATCAGCTGGACATCAGCCCATGATGGTCAGACCAATCAGCACCAGGGGTGGGTGCTCAGACCACATGTCAGTTGAGGGATCCTCTGCAGTTGTCTGCTTCACACAGACATGGGATCTTCTCATCCTCGATGGGGAATTTGTAATCGTAGGTGATCTCCTCGTTGACGCTGATAGGCTGCC includes the following:
- the hpdb gene encoding 4-hydroxyphenylpyruvate dioxygenase; translated protein: MTTYTDKGEKHEQGRFICFDHITFWVGNAKQAASYYCNKLGFEPVAYQGLETGNRDVVSHVVKQGKILYVFSSALNPGNKEMGEHLVKHGDGAKDIAFTVENCDFLVQKARERGAIIVKEPYVLEDKFGKVKLAVLQTYGDTTHTFVERTGYKGQFLPGFQPPLHLDPLLEKLPRGHLDFIDHVVGNQPDDEMVPVVEWYRRNLMFHRFWSVDDKQLQTDFSALRSIVVANYEESVKMPINEPAMGKRKSQIQEYVEYYGGPGVQHIAMNTSNIITAIRNLKERGMEFMTVPDTYYLQLRENLKRSKVKVTEDLDILEELKILVDYDDGGYLLQIFTKPVQDRPTVFLEVIQRHNHQGFGAGNFKALFEAIEADQNARGNLTILTPNGVSKNI